The Campylobacter concisus genome contains a region encoding:
- a CDS encoding MqnA/MqnD/SBP family protein → MYAAVKFGWVSSKNLAFTSKALDIETLNEEALKGTYEATAISFALYPKICDEFALLRCAVSFGNGYGPKLIKLKDKQLKRNFKVALSGKNTTNALLFRIAYPEARIVYKNFLEIENAVLSGEVDAGVLIHESILNFSDQLCVEREIWDIWSELNGENLPLPLGGMALRRSLPITDAIECERVLSEAVRIATSHKPFLSHMLMERNLIRVGKEELKTYLNLYANDESISMNETQLKALNKLYQIGYDKGFFEKPIDVNDYLIPTEYNEVRFS, encoded by the coding sequence GATATAGAAACACTAAACGAGGAGGCGCTAAAAGGCACTTATGAGGCCACAGCAATCAGCTTTGCACTCTATCCAAAAATTTGCGATGAATTTGCACTTTTGCGCTGTGCGGTGAGCTTTGGCAATGGATATGGCCCAAAGCTTATCAAGCTAAAAGATAAACAGCTAAAGCGAAATTTTAAGGTCGCACTCTCTGGCAAAAACACGACAAATGCCCTGCTCTTTCGCATAGCCTACCCAGAGGCAAGGATCGTTTATAAAAATTTCTTAGAGATCGAAAATGCTGTGCTTAGCGGCGAGGTCGATGCTGGTGTGCTCATACATGAAAGTATCTTAAATTTCTCAGACCAGCTCTGCGTAGAGCGTGAGATTTGGGACATTTGGAGCGAGCTAAACGGCGAAAATTTACCGCTTCCACTTGGTGGCATGGCGCTTAGACGAAGCCTACCCATAACCGATGCGATCGAGTGTGAGAGAGTGCTTAGCGAGGCCGTTAGGATTGCCACTTCGCACAAGCCATTTTTATCTCACATGCTAATGGAGCGAAATCTTATCAGAGTTGGCAAAGAAGAGCTAAAAACGTATCTAAATTTATACGCAAATGACGAGTCTATAAGCATGAACGAAACTCAGTTAAAAGCGCTAAATAAACTCTATCAAATAGGCTATGACAAAGGTTTTTTTGAAAAGCCAATCGACGTAAACGACTACCTAATCCCAACTGAATATAACGAAGTAAGGTTTAGCTGA
- the fliQ gene encoding flagellar biosynthesis protein FliQ, with protein sequence MMQSTLVSLGVETFKIALYISLPMLLSGLIAGLIISIFQATTQINETTLSFVPKILLVVVVIIFLMPWMISMMVEFTTRMFDFIPEFIQ encoded by the coding sequence CTGATGCAAAGTACGCTTGTCTCACTTGGAGTTGAAACCTTTAAGATCGCCCTTTACATCAGCCTTCCGATGCTACTAAGCGGACTAATCGCTGGTCTTATCATCTCCATTTTCCAAGCGACTACGCAGATAAACGAAACTACACTAAGTTTCGTGCCAAAAATTTTGCTAGTCGTCGTTGTCATCATATTTTTAATGCCCTGGATGATCTCGATGATGGTTGAATTTACCACTCGTATGTTTGACTTTATACCGGAATTTATCCAGTGA
- a CDS encoding UDP-N-acetylmuramate dehydrogenase, producing the protein MTRLVDFSKFTSVRIGGVHEIFEVNCLDDLNSPEFLGAVMIGGGNNLLISPNPPKIAMLGKSFDYINLERIGEKIYLEIGAATKSAKIYNFSKQNNIAHLELLKNIPGTLGGLIKMNAGLLKFSISDNLTHVRLARGWVSKDEISFSYRHSGIDEAILGAKFELRSGFDAGISDAISAKRANQPKGASFGSCFVNPEGHFAGALLEAVGLKGYAIGGAKFSEEHANFLINFNHASFEDATSLINLAKARVLEKFGVELKTEVCIL; encoded by the coding sequence GTGACGAGGCTTGTTGATTTTTCTAAATTTACCTCGGTTAGGATAGGCGGCGTGCATGAAATTTTTGAGGTTAATTGCCTTGATGATCTAAATTCGCCTGAATTTTTAGGTGCTGTGATGATAGGTGGGGGTAACAACCTACTTATCTCGCCAAATCCCCCAAAAATAGCGATGCTCGGCAAGAGCTTTGACTATATAAATTTAGAACGCATCGGCGAGAAAATTTACCTTGAGATAGGTGCTGCGACAAAATCAGCTAAAATTTATAACTTCTCAAAACAAAACAACATAGCTCACCTTGAGCTTTTAAAAAATATCCCTGGCACGCTTGGCGGACTTATCAAGATGAACGCTGGCTTGCTTAAATTTAGCATAAGTGACAACCTCACGCATGTGCGTCTGGCTCGTGGCTGGGTGAGCAAAGATGAGATAAGCTTTAGCTACCGCCACAGCGGCATAGATGAGGCTATTTTGGGAGCTAAATTTGAGCTTCGTAGCGGCTTTGACGCGGGCATATCTGATGCCATAAGCGCAAAAAGGGCAAATCAACCAAAAGGAGCTAGCTTTGGCAGCTGCTTTGTAAATCCAGAAGGGCACTTTGCAGGGGCATTGCTCGAGGCTGTTGGACTAAAGGGATACGCTATCGGCGGAGCGAAATTTAGCGAGGAGCACGCAAATTTTTTGATAAATTTTAACCACGCAAGCTTTGAGGACGCCACTAGCCTTATAAATTTGGCAAAGGCTAGAGTTTTAGAGAAATTTGGCGTAGAGCTTAAGACTGAAGTTTGCATTTTATAA
- a CDS encoding addiction module antitoxin, with amino-acid sequence MSEFLSEVFTLSLLFIAIGFYAVYRAKKAQSEHEKNVADYDKNLLNFARILGVKDHIDLVKFDEILAEALKEKLIFKFNKSTSQEKFISFIKDENFKTKPQISQNYIDEAFLNLCASSLVEPFKLAILKNEDQIYGFLFEKEHLFALIDSAAPLGENIIICE; translated from the coding sequence ATGAGTGAGTTTTTGAGCGAAGTTTTTACCCTTTCACTTTTGTTTATAGCTATCGGATTTTACGCCGTTTATAGGGCTAAAAAGGCACAAAGCGAGCATGAGAAAAATGTGGCTGATTATGATAAAAACTTGCTAAATTTTGCCAGAATTTTAGGTGTAAAAGATCACATCGATCTAGTTAAATTTGATGAAATTTTGGCTGAGGCCTTAAAAGAAAAACTAATTTTTAAATTTAATAAATCTACCTCGCAAGAGAAATTTATCTCTTTTATAAAAGATGAAAATTTCAAAACCAAACCCCAAATTTCACAAAATTATATCGATGAAGCTTTTTTAAACCTTTGCGCCAGCTCGCTTGTAGAGCCATTTAAGCTAGCGATACTAAAAAACGAAGATCAAATTTATGGATTTTTGTTTGAAAAAGAGCATCTTTTTGCTCTTATTGATAGCGCTGCGCCGCTTGGCGAAAATATTATAATTTGCGAGTAA